In one Prochlorococcus marinus XMU1404 genomic region, the following are encoded:
- a CDS encoding 3-deoxy-7-phosphoheptulonate synthase, which yields MTTSSNNSALEKTSDLHIVETRPLIPPSRLHNDIPLDRNSANTVSNTRRSIQNILHHNDKKLLVIVGPCSIHDLQAAKEYSKYIQDFREIYKNKLEIVMRVYFEKPRTTIGWKGLINDPHLDNSYDINTGLRRARSLLSYLATRGIPSATELLDPIVPQYIADLISWTAIGARTTESQTHREMASGLSMPIGFKNGTDGSFNTAINAMQSASKSHHFLGVNDNGMASIVNTTGNPDGHIVLRGGSKGTNFESQHVQRISAQLKQCNLPYKVMIDCSHGNSNKDFRKQSEVLKNIASQISNGEKNILGVMLESHLKEGNQKLLKKEDLEFGRSITDACIDIETTQELLAILYSSVS from the coding sequence ATGACAACATCATCAAATAATTCGGCTTTAGAAAAGACATCTGATTTACATATTGTTGAAACACGTCCATTAATACCTCCAAGCAGATTACACAATGATATACCTCTAGATCGCAACTCTGCTAATACAGTATCTAATACAAGAAGATCGATACAAAATATTTTGCATCATAATGATAAGAAGCTTTTAGTAATTGTTGGTCCATGTTCAATTCATGATCTACAGGCTGCAAAGGAATATTCAAAATATATTCAAGATTTTCGAGAAATTTACAAAAATAAATTAGAAATAGTCATGAGAGTATATTTTGAGAAACCAAGAACAACTATTGGTTGGAAGGGGCTTATAAATGATCCTCATCTAGATAATTCTTACGATATTAATACTGGTTTAAGAAGAGCAAGAAGTTTACTTTCATATTTAGCCACTCGTGGAATACCTTCTGCTACAGAATTACTAGATCCAATTGTTCCTCAATATATTGCAGATTTGATAAGTTGGACAGCCATAGGTGCAAGGACTACTGAAAGTCAAACTCATAGGGAAATGGCATCAGGATTATCAATGCCTATTGGCTTTAAAAATGGAACTGATGGTTCTTTCAATACTGCAATAAATGCAATGCAGTCAGCTTCAAAATCGCATCATTTTTTAGGTGTCAATGACAATGGAATGGCTTCTATTGTTAATACCACAGGAAATCCAGATGGTCATATAGTTTTAAGAGGAGGCTCAAAAGGAACAAATTTTGAAAGTCAACATGTTCAAAGAATATCAGCTCAATTAAAGCAATGTAATCTCCCTTATAAAGTTATGATTGATTGTAGTCATGGAAATTCCAACAAAGACTTCCGAAAACAGTCTGAAGTGCTTAAAAACATAGCTTCTCAAATTAGTAATGGAGAAAAAAATATATTAGGGGTTATGCTTGAAAGTCATTTAAAGGAAGGAAATCAGAAACTTTTAAAAAAAGAGGATCTTGAGTTTGGTAGAAGCATCACTGACGCATGCATTGATATAGAAACAACTCAAGAATTACTTGCTATTCTTTACAGTTCAGTTAGTTAG
- a CDS encoding ClC family H(+)/Cl(-) exchange transporter, with protein MPNLIRENIEKTSKNSSRSIKKLLKQRSLVVALSLLLTGLGASITSIFFKTGIYFINNWRLELLNQFPSITVLPIFGAVGGAIAGFLIKNIAPAAKGSGVSQIMGFLRHKKVPMNIKVGLVKLISGIIAIGSGFPLGPEGPSVQMGGSVAWQMAKWLKAPTAFRRVIVAAGGGAGIAAVFSAPLGGFVYAVEELLNSARPVILLLVVITTFIADSSADIIQALGLDPKAGGFDFNLGFLIQKEYDPSVFFLPIDFIYLVLLGIIIGIFAEVYSRYVLLMQNLGKKWYKNKFVLKMSICGLILGSIYSFLPSTFHNLDELQKIIAEQNTSIGIALLAVLVLFITTGLAAASGAPGGLFYPMLTLGGSIGLIMGSWVEIATGHAPSTYIFAGMGAFVAGCSRTPITAMFLAFALTKNLLIMKPVLISCIASFLIARAFNEESIYERQIQIELED; from the coding sequence ATGCCAAATTTAATAAGAGAAAATATAGAAAAAACAAGTAAAAATTCTTCTCGAAGCATTAAAAAATTATTAAAACAAAGATCTCTTGTAGTTGCATTGTCACTTTTATTGACAGGTTTAGGAGCTTCAATCACAAGCATATTTTTTAAAACTGGAATTTACTTTATTAATAATTGGAGATTAGAACTATTAAACCAATTCCCATCTATTACGGTATTACCAATTTTTGGAGCTGTAGGTGGAGCAATTGCAGGATTTTTGATCAAAAATATTGCACCTGCTGCAAAAGGTTCAGGTGTGAGTCAAATCATGGGTTTCTTAAGGCATAAAAAAGTGCCAATGAACATAAAAGTAGGATTAGTAAAGCTCATATCAGGAATTATCGCTATTGGTAGCGGATTCCCTTTAGGACCAGAAGGACCGTCGGTTCAAATGGGAGGGTCAGTTGCTTGGCAAATGGCTAAATGGCTCAAAGCTCCTACAGCCTTTAGAAGGGTAATAGTAGCAGCAGGTGGTGGTGCTGGAATAGCTGCAGTTTTTAGCGCTCCATTAGGAGGATTTGTTTATGCAGTAGAAGAGCTATTAAATTCTGCTAGGCCAGTAATTTTGCTACTAGTAGTAATTACAACTTTCATTGCAGATTCATCTGCTGATATTATTCAAGCTTTAGGTTTAGATCCCAAGGCAGGAGGATTTGATTTTAACCTTGGATTTTTGATTCAAAAAGAATATGACCCATCAGTTTTTTTCTTACCTATAGATTTTATTTATCTAGTTTTATTAGGAATAATTATTGGGATCTTTGCAGAAGTGTATAGTAGATATGTTTTGTTAATGCAAAATCTTGGGAAAAAGTGGTATAAAAACAAATTTGTTTTAAAAATGAGTATTTGTGGACTAATTTTAGGTAGTATCTATTCTTTTTTGCCTAGTACATTTCATAATTTAGATGAATTACAGAAAATAATAGCTGAACAAAATACAAGTATTGGAATTGCTTTGTTAGCAGTTTTAGTACTATTTATAACGACAGGTTTAGCTGCAGCATCTGGGGCTCCTGGAGGATTGTTCTATCCAATGCTTACTTTAGGAGGATCAATAGGACTAATCATGGGGAGTTGGGTAGAAATTGCAACAGGACATGCACCTAGTACATACATTTTTGCTGGAATGGGAGCTTTCGTAGCAGGATGTTCGAGAACACCAATAACAGCAATGTTTTTAGCTTTTGCCTTAACAAAAAATTTATTAATAATGAAACCTGTCTTAATAAGCTGCATCGCCAGTTTCTTGATAGCAAGAGCTTTTAATGAAGAATCAATTTATGAAAGACAAATACAAATAGAATTAGAAGACTAA
- a CDS encoding sigma-70 family RNA polymerase sigma factor, giving the protein MGYYLSSIGRVPLLSGEDEIDLAKKVQTLKTLIQSVTENNEFSEVLALKSDFNLKETINDKDLRERINVEETFKNDLKESIYGGKENFSKIESQSKNSFAKLICNLERYFKAYGKHDEWKQLKRGLRARDKMMEANLRLVVSVAKKYQNQGLELLDLIQEGTIGLERAVDKFDPKMGYKFSTYAYWWIRQGMTRAIDNSARTIRLPIHISEKLSKMRRVSRDLSHKLGRQPSRLEMASAMGIEQKDLEDLISQSAPCASLDAHARGEEDRSTLGELIPDPNSEDPMEGMDRSILTEHLSSWLAQLNEREQEIMKKRFGLDGTEESTLASIGKDIGVSRERVRQLEAKALKRLRMMSNYDKAA; this is encoded by the coding sequence ATTGGTTATTACTTATCTAGTATCGGTAGAGTTCCATTATTATCTGGAGAAGATGAAATTGATTTAGCAAAAAAAGTTCAAACCTTAAAAACACTGATTCAATCAGTAACAGAAAACAACGAATTTTCTGAGGTATTAGCTCTTAAAAGTGATTTTAATTTAAAAGAAACTATTAACGATAAAGATCTTAGAGAAAGAATTAATGTAGAAGAAACCTTTAAAAATGATTTAAAAGAAAGTATTTATGGAGGTAAAGAGAACTTTAGTAAAATAGAAAGTCAATCAAAAAATAGTTTTGCAAAATTAATTTGTAATCTTGAAAGATATTTCAAAGCTTATGGAAAACATGATGAATGGAAACAGTTGAAAAGAGGTTTAAGAGCTAGAGATAAAATGATGGAAGCTAATCTAAGACTAGTTGTATCCGTAGCAAAAAAATACCAAAATCAAGGCTTAGAGTTACTAGATTTAATACAAGAAGGGACAATTGGCCTTGAAAGAGCTGTAGACAAGTTTGACCCAAAAATGGGATATAAATTTTCTACTTACGCTTATTGGTGGATTAGACAAGGAATGACAAGAGCTATAGACAATAGTGCTAGAACTATAAGATTGCCTATTCACATTAGTGAAAAACTTTCAAAGATGAGGAGAGTTTCTAGAGACTTATCTCATAAACTAGGCAGGCAACCAAGCAGGCTAGAAATGGCATCAGCAATGGGAATTGAGCAAAAAGATTTAGAGGACCTAATTTCTCAAAGTGCTCCCTGCGCGTCCCTTGATGCTCATGCAAGGGGAGAAGAAGATAGAAGCACCCTTGGAGAACTAATTCCTGACCCCAATAGCGAAGATCCTATGGAGGGTATGGATCGATCTATACTTACAGAACATTTGAGCAGTTGGCTAGCCCAACTAAATGAAAGGGAGCAAGAAATTATGAAAAAAAGATTTGGCTTAGATGGAACGGAAGAGTCAACACTTGCATCAATAGGAAAAGATATTGGTGTGTCCAGAGAAAGAGTGAGGCAATTAGAAGCTAAAGCCTTGAAAAGGCTTAGGATGATGTCAAATTATGATAAAGCAGCTTAA
- the ppk1 gene encoding polyphosphate kinase 1 yields the protein MEKQGDIFINRELSWIEFNKRVLLTGMEKKYKILDKVKFCSIFSNNLDEFFMVRVASLKAQVEAGITKKSIDGLIPKEQLTRINKEVKNLTKLQENYVNNELNNELKKERIFIKKYKELSENQKNWSNNYFSSSIFPLLTPLVIDPAHPFPFISNLSLNLAAIIKNSEDSKQQFVRIKIPTKNINRFIRIPNEIIEIDDKNTHFFISVEDLIGNNINSLFNGMECINYSFFRVTRDADLELKELEADDLLLAVEQSLQKRRLGGDVVRLEVESDIPKNILRLLIKSISIQEEYIYFCKSLLGLDDLNQLTKIHRDDLKENLLVGKTHHLLKDLNSPSNKNFNSIFKILRKKDVLLHHPYDLFKTSVEEFINRAADDPLVMAIKITLYRVSKDSPIIAALMRAAENGKEVMTLVELKARFDEDNNIQWAKQLEQAGVHVVYGIIGFKTHTKIALIVRKEKGSLRNYFHIGTGNYNSNTSMFYTDLGLLSTDPEIASDLLELFNYLSGFSKQKSFKKLLVSPSSLREKFIFLIKREIKHAKQGKKAEIIAKMNSLVDTEIIELLYLASQSGVKISLIIRGICCLYPQRKNLSENIKVISIIGHFLEHSRIFWFCNDDNVEVFIGSADWMKRNLDRRIEAITPIEDLQLKSHIYSLLQTYIKDNYFSWSMKEDGSYEKNILHSDIYRSQIDLINK from the coding sequence ATGGAAAAACAGGGTGATATTTTTATTAATAGAGAATTAAGTTGGATTGAATTCAATAAAAGAGTTCTGCTAACTGGGATGGAAAAAAAGTACAAAATTCTAGATAAAGTAAAATTTTGCTCAATTTTTAGCAATAATCTTGATGAATTTTTTATGGTAAGAGTAGCTTCTCTAAAGGCCCAAGTTGAAGCAGGAATTACTAAAAAAAGTATTGATGGACTTATCCCTAAAGAGCAATTAACAAGAATAAACAAAGAAGTAAAAAATTTAACTAAACTTCAAGAAAACTATGTAAATAATGAATTAAATAATGAACTAAAAAAGGAAAGAATATTTATAAAAAAATATAAGGAACTTAGTGAAAACCAAAAAAATTGGTCTAACAACTATTTTTCTTCATCAATATTTCCTTTATTGACTCCATTGGTTATTGATCCTGCACATCCATTTCCTTTTATAAGTAATTTGAGTCTTAACTTAGCAGCTATAATTAAAAATAGTGAAGATTCCAAACAACAGTTTGTCCGAATAAAAATACCGACAAAAAATATAAATCGGTTTATACGAATTCCTAATGAAATAATAGAAATTGATGATAAAAATACTCACTTTTTTATAAGTGTTGAAGATTTGATTGGGAATAATATAAATTCTTTATTTAACGGAATGGAATGTATAAATTACTCTTTTTTTAGAGTTACAAGAGATGCAGATCTAGAGTTAAAAGAACTTGAAGCTGATGATCTTCTTCTGGCAGTTGAACAAAGTTTGCAAAAAAGAAGATTAGGTGGTGACGTGGTTAGATTGGAAGTTGAATCAGATATACCAAAAAATATATTAAGATTGCTCATTAAGAGTATCTCCATACAAGAGGAATATATATATTTTTGCAAAAGTTTATTAGGTCTTGACGATTTAAATCAACTTACAAAAATTCATAGAGATGATTTAAAAGAAAATCTGCTGGTGGGGAAAACTCATCATTTATTGAAAGATTTAAATTCGCCTTCAAACAAAAACTTTAATTCTATTTTCAAGATACTGAGGAAAAAAGATGTTCTACTTCATCATCCCTATGACTTATTTAAAACGTCAGTAGAAGAATTTATAAATAGAGCTGCTGATGATCCACTTGTAATGGCTATAAAAATAACTTTATATAGAGTGTCAAAGGATTCGCCTATTATCGCTGCTCTAATGAGAGCTGCAGAAAATGGGAAAGAAGTAATGACTCTTGTTGAACTCAAAGCAAGATTTGATGAAGATAATAATATTCAATGGGCAAAACAACTTGAACAAGCTGGAGTTCATGTTGTATACGGAATTATAGGATTTAAAACACATACAAAAATAGCTTTAATCGTTCGAAAAGAGAAAGGGAGCTTAAGAAATTATTTTCATATTGGAACGGGTAACTATAATTCTAATACTTCAATGTTTTATACAGATTTAGGATTACTTTCAACAGATCCAGAAATTGCATCAGATTTACTTGAGTTATTTAATTACTTATCAGGTTTTTCTAAACAAAAATCTTTTAAAAAATTATTAGTATCTCCATCTTCCTTAAGAGAAAAATTTATATTTCTCATTAAGAGAGAAATTAAACATGCTAAGCAAGGTAAAAAAGCTGAGATTATTGCAAAAATGAATTCTTTAGTAGATACAGAAATAATTGAGCTTCTTTATTTAGCTTCTCAATCGGGAGTGAAAATTAGTCTCATCATAAGAGGTATTTGTTGTTTATATCCACAAAGAAAAAATTTAAGTGAAAATATAAAAGTCATAAGTATTATTGGGCATTTTCTTGAACATTCCAGAATTTTCTGGTTTTGTAATGATGATAATGTTGAGGTCTTTATTGGGAGTGCAGATTGGATGAAAAGAAACCTCGATAGAAGGATTGAGGCTATTACTCCAATAGAAGACTTACAATTAAAGTCACATATATACTCACTTCTACAAACATATATCAAAGATAATTACTTTTCATGGAGTATGAAAGAAGATGGATCTTACGAAAAAAATATATTACACTCGGATATTTATCGTTCACAAATTGATCTTATAAATAAATGA
- a CDS encoding diacylglycerol/polyprenol kinase family protein: MFKVIVICVYIFSIFFLSSIFQKNESNDNEIKRKIIHIGIGPLIPIAQFLEIDQNSALIFTGIISLMVLINYTYKLFPTIEDVERKSYGTLFYCLSLLILIFIFWNKDPYALIAGFFIMTFGDGLAGLIGKSFNSKSWFFFKQKKSLFGTITMLLTSFIVVSSLGYAEQNSFNLNYFTIAFLATILEQFSVLGIDNFIVPITAALFFNFLITN, encoded by the coding sequence TTGTTCAAAGTTATCGTAATTTGTGTTTATATATTTTCAATATTTTTCTTATCGTCAATCTTCCAAAAAAATGAATCTAATGATAATGAAATCAAAAGAAAAATAATACATATTGGGATAGGTCCTTTAATACCAATTGCACAATTTTTAGAAATTGATCAAAATTCAGCTCTTATTTTCACAGGAATCATTTCACTAATGGTTCTCATCAATTATACCTATAAATTATTTCCAACAATTGAAGATGTAGAGAGAAAAAGTTATGGAACATTATTTTATTGTCTAAGTTTACTTATTTTAATTTTTATTTTCTGGAATAAAGATCCATATGCATTAATTGCAGGATTTTTTATAATGACTTTTGGTGATGGATTAGCTGGTTTAATAGGCAAAAGCTTTAACTCAAAAAGTTGGTTTTTTTTTAAACAAAAAAAGTCTTTATTTGGAACTATAACAATGCTTTTAACGAGCTTTATAGTAGTTTCATCACTAGGCTATGCCGAACAAAATAGTTTTAATCTTAATTATTTTACAATTGCTTTTTTGGCGACTATTCTTGAACAATTTAGTGTTTTAGGAATCGATAATTTCATTGTTCCAATCACAGCAGCATTATTTTTTAATTTTTTAATAACTAACTAA
- the acnB gene encoding bifunctional aconitate hydratase 2/2-methylisocitrate dehydratase, which produces MKNLETLLKDYADHLGERTAKGIPPLPLNAKQTNCVTRLLEQDSNYDASYLLDLLLNRVPPGVDEAAYVKASWLTAIVNSEKYCKLINPEKAIEILGTMIGGYNVNSLVEILKGNNSLLAKKAAEVLKNIILVYDSANEIYELSQDNIYAKEVIDSWANAEWFKTKKVLEKEITCLVFKVDGETNTDDLSPAVHATTRPDIPMHALAMLEFKKPDGLKILENLKKQNLPIAYVGDVVGTGSSRKSAINSLIWHIGEDIPYVPNKRTGGIIIGSKIAPIFFNTAQDSGALPIEADVSHMKTGDVIKIFPYEGIINKIEKDSNTEELISKFDLYPSTITDEIQAGGRINLMIGRSLTDKIRNKLDYEPSEIFIRPQNPIESNYGFTQAQKIVGKACGLNGVRPGTTCEPIMTTVGSQDTTGPMTRDELKELACLGFTADLVMQSFCHTAAYPKPVDLVTHKELPDFISQRGGIALKPGDGIIHSWLNRMLIPDSVGTGGDSHTRFPLGISFPGGSGIVAFAAAIGSMPLNMPESVLVKFKGELLPGITLRDLVNAIPLFAIRQGLLTVEKTNKKNIFNGKIMEIEGLPNLKLEQAFELTDATAERSCAGSTILLSQETVQEYLRSNVCLLEKMIESNYEDSKSISRRINDMKNWLKKPTLIQPDPDAQYEEIVEIDLAKVTQPIVACPNDPDNVKEIKDVANTNIDEVFIGSCMTNIGHYRAAAKVLEGVKILKAKLWICPPTKMDEETLKAEGYYKIFENCGARLELPGCSLCMGNQARVDEGSVVFSTSTRNFDNRLGKNAQVFLGSAELAAVCALLGKIPEVEEYQDITKNKINPYSDELYRYLQFDEIHNFSLSK; this is translated from the coding sequence ATGAAGAATTTGGAAACATTGCTAAAAGATTATGCAGATCACTTAGGTGAAAGAACTGCCAAAGGAATACCTCCTTTACCTTTAAATGCGAAACAAACAAATTGTGTCACAAGATTATTGGAACAAGATAGTAATTACGATGCATCCTATTTACTTGATTTACTTTTAAATAGAGTACCACCAGGTGTTGATGAGGCTGCTTATGTAAAAGCAAGCTGGCTTACAGCGATTGTTAATTCTGAAAAATATTGCAAATTAATAAATCCTGAAAAAGCAATTGAAATACTTGGGACGATGATAGGCGGATATAATGTAAACTCCCTTGTTGAAATACTTAAAGGAAACAATAGTTTACTAGCTAAAAAAGCAGCAGAAGTGTTAAAAAATATTATTCTTGTTTACGACTCAGCAAATGAAATTTATGAATTATCTCAAGACAATATTTATGCGAAAGAGGTGATTGATAGTTGGGCAAATGCAGAATGGTTCAAAACTAAAAAAGTTTTAGAGAAAGAAATTACTTGTTTAGTGTTTAAAGTGGATGGGGAGACAAACACAGATGACTTATCTCCTGCTGTACATGCGACAACACGCCCCGATATTCCAATGCATGCATTGGCTATGTTGGAATTTAAAAAACCAGATGGATTAAAGATTCTTGAAAATTTAAAAAAACAAAACTTACCCATAGCTTATGTTGGAGATGTTGTTGGAACAGGTAGTTCTAGAAAATCTGCTATTAATTCACTCATTTGGCATATAGGCGAAGATATTCCTTATGTTCCAAACAAAAGAACAGGTGGAATAATAATTGGTAGCAAAATAGCTCCTATTTTCTTTAATACTGCCCAAGATTCAGGTGCTTTACCTATAGAAGCTGACGTATCTCATATGAAAACGGGAGATGTTATTAAAATATTTCCTTATGAAGGCATTATTAACAAAATTGAAAAAGATTCGAATACTGAAGAATTAATAAGCAAATTCGACTTATATCCATCAACAATTACCGATGAAATTCAAGCTGGAGGAAGAATAAATCTTATGATTGGAAGATCTCTTACGGACAAAATTAGAAACAAATTAGATTATGAACCTAGTGAAATATTTATCCGACCACAAAATCCAATAGAGAGTAATTATGGCTTTACTCAAGCTCAAAAAATAGTAGGAAAAGCATGCGGTTTAAATGGAGTGAGGCCAGGAACGACATGTGAACCAATTATGACTACGGTTGGTAGTCAAGATACCACTGGGCCAATGACTAGAGATGAACTAAAAGAACTAGCTTGTTTAGGATTCACTGCAGATTTAGTGATGCAAAGTTTTTGTCATACAGCTGCATATCCTAAACCAGTAGATCTAGTTACCCATAAAGAATTACCTGATTTTATATCTCAACGTGGTGGAATAGCTCTTAAACCTGGGGATGGAATAATTCATAGCTGGCTTAATAGAATGCTTATCCCTGATTCTGTTGGCACTGGTGGAGATAGTCATACAAGATTCCCTCTTGGTATTTCATTTCCTGGGGGTTCAGGAATTGTTGCCTTTGCCGCCGCAATAGGATCAATGCCATTGAATATGCCGGAATCTGTACTTGTTAAATTCAAAGGAGAATTATTACCAGGAATTACTTTAAGAGATTTAGTAAATGCAATTCCTCTCTTCGCAATTAGACAAGGACTTTTAACTGTTGAGAAAACAAATAAGAAAAATATATTTAACGGGAAAATTATGGAAATTGAGGGATTACCTAACCTAAAACTTGAACAAGCTTTTGAACTTACTGATGCTACTGCAGAACGCTCATGCGCTGGTAGCACCATACTTTTATCGCAAGAAACTGTTCAAGAATACTTAAGAAGCAATGTTTGCCTGCTAGAAAAAATGATTGAAAGCAATTATGAAGACTCAAAATCAATTTCAAGGAGAATAAATGATATGAAAAATTGGTTAAAAAAACCCACATTAATTCAGCCAGATCCTGACGCTCAGTATGAAGAAATCGTTGAAATTGATTTAGCCAAAGTAACACAACCTATAGTTGCTTGTCCTAACGATCCAGATAACGTAAAAGAGATCAAAGATGTTGCAAATACAAACATTGACGAGGTTTTTATAGGTTCATGCATGACAAATATTGGTCATTACAGAGCAGCTGCAAAAGTTCTTGAAGGTGTAAAAATTTTAAAAGCTAAATTATGGATTTGTCCACCTACAAAAATGGATGAAGAAACTTTAAAAGCTGAGGGTTATTATAAAATTTTTGAAAATTGTGGTGCAAGATTAGAATTACCTGGCTGTTCTTTATGTATGGGGAATCAAGCCAGAGTAGATGAAGGATCTGTAGTATTTTCTACTAGTACAAGAAATTTTGACAATAGACTTGGAAAAAATGCGCAAGTATTTTTAGGGAGCGCTGAATTAGCAGCAGTTTGCGCACTTTTGGGAAAAATCCCTGAAGTAGAAGAATATCAGGATATTACTAAAAATAAAATTAATCCATATTCAGATGAACTTTATCGTTATCTTCAATTTGATGAAATACACAATTTCAGCTTGTCAAAGTGA